A stretch of Lutra lutra chromosome 9, mLutLut1.2, whole genome shotgun sequence DNA encodes these proteins:
- the LOC125109459 gene encoding LOW QUALITY PROTEIN: sperm-associated antigen 1-like (The sequence of the model RefSeq protein was modified relative to this genomic sequence to represent the inferred CDS: inserted 1 base in 1 codon; deleted 2 bases in 1 codon): protein MTANNYPSLWGFGTTKTFKIPVEHLDFKYIEKCSDVKHLEKILYVLRSGEEGYYPELTEFCENRLQGLAPESRALRKDKPAATTASFKAEEWEKIDGDIKSWVSELKKDENKMHFHETETSPAMEDHLPPVRGSNSCVHVSKEKYSNSRRPKKKIPRDYAEWDKFDVEKECSKIDEDYKEKTIVINKSHLSKIETRRDTAGLTKKEKTFLATHEKEKGNEAFNSGDYEEAVMYYTRSISVLPTIAAYNNRAQAELKLQNWNSAFRDCEKVLELEPGNLKALLRXTYKHQNKLQEAIEDLNKVLNVEPDNELAKKSLLEVERDLKNSEPASRAQTKEKRMVIQEIENSEDECGKDSRRAQEDCSGDKSKTFFLFWLRKNLPFCMGWLKFSISTQILSTKTFLAAPCKSTNKFVLFS, encoded by the exons ATGACTGCCAACAATTATCCATCATTATGGGGCTTTggaacaacaaaaacatttaaaattcctgTGGAACATTTGGATTTTAAGTATATTGAAAAATGTTCAGATGTTAAACACTTGGAAAAAATTCTTTATGTGCTCAGGTCTGGTGAGGAAGGATATTATCCTGAACTTACGGAATTCTGTGAAAATCGTCTTCAAGGCTTGGCTCCTGAAAGTAGAGCTTTGAGGAAAGATAAACCTGCAGCAACAACGGCCAGTTTCAAAGcagaagaatgggaaaaaattgaCGGTGATATAAAGAGTTGGGTGTCAGAACTTAAAAAAGACGAAAATAAAATGCACTTTCATGAAACTGAAACATCTCCAGCAATGGAAGATCATTTGCCTCCAGTTCGTGGTTCAAACAGCTGTGTTCATGTTAGTaaggaaaaatattctaataGCAGACGACCTAAAAAGAAAATTCCGAGGGATTATGCAGAATGGGATAAGTTTGACGTGGAAAAGGAATGTTCAAAAATTGATgaagattacaaagaaaaaactatagtaatcaacaAGTCACATTTGTCTAAAATTGAGACAAGAAGAGACACAGCAGGTCTAACTAAGAAGGAAAAGACTTTTCTTGCTActcatgaaaaggaaaaaggaaatgaagcttTTAACTCAGGGGACTATGAAGAGGCTGTGATGTATTATACTAGGAGCATATCCGTGCTCCCCACTATAGCAGCCTATAACAACCGTGCTCAAGCAGAACTCAAACTACAGAACTGGAACAGTGCTTTCCGGGATTGTGAAAAGGTCTTGGAGTTAGAACCTGGGAACTTGAAAGCTCTTCTGC CTACATATAAACATCAGAACAAGCTCCAGGAAGCTATAGAAGATTTGAATAAAGTACTAAATGTTGAACCTGATAATGAGTTGGCCAAAAAGTCCTTGTTGGAGGTTGAGAGAGATCTGAAAAATTCTGAACCTGCGTCTAGGGCTCaaaccaaagaaaagagaatggttATCCAGGAAATAGAAAACTCAGAGGATGAATGTGGGAAGGACAGCAGAAGAGCCCAGGAAGACTGCAGTGGAGATAAGAGTaaaacatttttcctcttttggttaCGGAAAAACCTCCCTTTTTGTATGGGCTggctcaaattttctatttctacacaAATTCTT TCCACCAAAACTTTTCTAGCTGCACCATGTAAATCCACAaacaagtttgttcttttttcttag